A stretch of the Veillonellaceae bacterium genome encodes the following:
- a CDS encoding phenylacetate--CoA ligase, translated as MYWNNYIEKLSRAEMTAIQSSALCDLVQRVYSQVPSYREKFQAAGLLPEDIQGIGDIHKLPFTTKQDLRDNYPYGLFALPMSEIVRIHASSGTTGKPTVVGYTKRDLNMWAEVMARALTAVGVTNKSFIQNAYGYGLFTGALGVHYGAELIGGSLIPTSVGNTARQITLMKDFGTSVLACTPSYALHIAEVMREVGVDCRELPLQVGIFGAEPWSEQMRQEIQRQLNIKAYDIYGLSEIIGPGVACECTAQDGLHINEDHFYPEIINPVTGEVLPDGESGELVITTLTKEGLPLIRYRTRDLTVLNREVCSCGRTLVRMSKVMGRSDDMLIIGGVNVFPSQVESVLLDMGMAPHYQLIVERIDNLDKLTILVEITEEVFTDEIRGLEILEHKLQKKMSELLGISSKVKLVSKKTIERSEGKAKRVIDKRKI; from the coding sequence ATGTATTGGAACAACTATATCGAAAAGCTCAGCCGAGCAGAAATGACAGCAATCCAGTCTAGTGCGCTGTGCGATTTAGTCCAAAGAGTATATTCGCAGGTGCCTTCATATCGTGAAAAATTTCAGGCTGCCGGGCTGTTGCCGGAAGATATTCAGGGTATAGGTGATATTCACAAATTGCCGTTCACAACAAAGCAGGATTTGCGGGATAACTATCCATATGGCTTGTTTGCCTTGCCAATGAGCGAGATTGTCCGAATCCATGCTTCTAGTGGTACAACCGGTAAGCCGACTGTTGTTGGTTATACAAAGCGCGACCTAAATATGTGGGCTGAAGTTATGGCCAGAGCGTTAACAGCAGTAGGTGTTACCAATAAATCGTTTATTCAAAATGCTTATGGTTATGGGCTGTTTACCGGTGCGTTGGGTGTCCATTATGGCGCCGAGTTAATTGGGGGATCGCTTATTCCTACCTCTGTCGGCAACACGGCACGGCAGATTACCTTGATGAAAGATTTCGGCACCAGTGTTCTGGCTTGTACGCCTTCATATGCCCTTCATATCGCTGAAGTGATGCGGGAGGTAGGCGTTGATTGCCGGGAACTTCCACTGCAGGTTGGAATTTTTGGGGCTGAACCGTGGTCGGAGCAAATGCGGCAGGAGATTCAGCGTCAGCTTAATATAAAGGCTTATGATATATACGGATTAAGCGAAATCATTGGCCCGGGTGTTGCCTGCGAATGTACTGCCCAAGATGGTTTGCATATAAATGAAGACCATTTCTATCCGGAAATTATTAACCCAGTAACCGGCGAGGTACTGCCTGACGGAGAAAGTGGTGAGTTGGTTATAACCACCCTGACTAAGGAAGGTTTGCCCCTTATTCGTTATCGCACTCGAGATTTAACAGTGCTTAATCGAGAGGTTTGCTCCTGTGGCAGAACACTGGTCAGAATGAGCAAAGTTATGGGACGTAGCGATGATATGCTGATAATCGGGGGTGTTAATGTATTTCCATCCCAGGTCGAAAGTGTTTTGCTCGATATGGGAATGGCGCCGCATTATCAACTGATTGTCGAGCGTATTGATAATCTCGACAAATTGACTATTCTGGTGGAAATTACGGAAGAAGTGTTTACTGATGAAATCCGGGGTCTTGAAATCCTTGAACACAAGCTGCAAAAAAAGATGAGTGAGCTTTTAGGTATCTCCAGTAAAGTAAAGCTGGTTTCGAAAAAAACCATTGAACGCAGTGAAGGAAAGGCTAAACGGGTTATCGATAAGCGGAAAATATAA
- a CDS encoding amino acid-binding protein, translating into MNIIEQISTFVENRPGAFREVLQVAQTNNINIKALSMADTSDFGILRFIVPNPAELGEILREAGFIVKRTPVLAITIGDKPGNLLIYVNKLSEADINIEYVYAFTTTSNHVAKVVMKVDDVERAVAILSNDTEIKDCLRTKDNVDFYW; encoded by the coding sequence ATGAACATTATTGAGCAAATCTCAACGTTTGTTGAAAATCGCCCTGGTGCTTTTCGGGAAGTATTACAAGTCGCCCAAACTAATAACATTAATATTAAAGCGTTATCGATGGCGGATACTTCCGATTTCGGCATTCTGCGGTTTATAGTGCCTAACCCCGCCGAGCTAGGAGAAATATTGCGCGAGGCCGGCTTCATTGTAAAAAGAACACCGGTGCTCGCAATAACTATTGGTGACAAACCAGGCAACCTTTTAATTTATGTTAACAAGCTAAGTGAAGCCGATATAAATATTGAGTATGTTTATGCCTTTACCACTACAAGTAACCATGTAGCAAAGGTAGTAATGAAAGTCGATGATGTTGAGCGGGCAGTAGCCATTCTGAGTAATGATACAGAAATTAAAGATTGCCTCCGGACAAAAGACAATGTTGATTTCTATTGGTAA